A window of the Linepithema humile isolate Giens D197 chromosome 4, Lhum_UNIL_v1.0, whole genome shotgun sequence genome harbors these coding sequences:
- the LOC105672133 gene encoding protein phosphatase 1 regulatory subunit 42-like, with protein sequence MVKLTTDVIEKKYSQILSSKSLSKTMKKEELWKLTHLYMNDMFISSIDDLAVCRSLKTIYLQNNNISQIKNLHFASNLTHLYLQHNAITKLENLGSLQNLQKLYLGHNNITIVEGLENIKKLQELHIESQKIPLGESLCFEPRSAFTLSMCLKFLDISDNKMASLKDLSRFHELDTLVAKNNLIDDVNDLTATISTLTSLKDLSLQGNPVTWSYRYRETLIANSVSLANLDGKIVTDICRSFMKRFQMEKYNRLTKKATKTLLKDDITSSLNLSAAFKRSISRAIFQHPGPQLSITIASGENQLQVFPPWKSASGIKSIKDNHVMPRPFWSNVTKRKETRLIRSNDETIALPLI encoded by the exons ATGGTAAAATTAACGACAGACGTCatcgagaaaaaatattctcaaataTTGTCTAGTAAATCGCTCAGTAAAACGATGAAAAAGGAGGAGTTATGGAAATTGACTCATTTATACATGAATGACATGTTCATCAGCAGCATT GACGACTTAGCTGTTTGCAGAAGCTTGAAGACCATTTATCttcagaataataatatatcacaaataaagaatttacatTTTGCCAGCAATTTGACACACTTGTATTTACAACACAATGCCATAACGAAGCTGGAAAACTTGGGATCTCTGCAAAATCTGCAAAAGCTTTATTTAGGACACAATAATATCACCATAGTCGAAGGATTGGAGAATATAAAGAAGTTACAAGAATTGCATATCGAGAGTCAAAAGATACCACTTGGTGAATCGTTGTGCTTCGAGCCACGCAGTGCTTTTACTTTATCT ATGTGTCtaaaatttcttgatatttcGGATAATAAAATGGCATCCTTGAAAGATTTATCAAGATTTCACGAATTAGACACATTGGTGGCAAAAAATAATCTGATCGACGATGTAAATGATTTAACTGCGACGATAAGTACCTTAACTTCCTTGAAGGATCTGTCTTTGCAAGGCAACCCCGTGACATGGTCTTACAGATACAGAGAAACTCTGATTGCCAACAGTGTTTCATTAG CTAATCTCGATGGAAAAATTGTGACTGACATTTGCCGAAGTTTTATGAAAAGATTTCAAATGGAAAAGTACAATCGACTCACAAAGAAGGCAACTAAAACCTTATTAAAAGACGATATAACaa GCTCCCTGAATTTATCGGCGGCTTTCAAAAGATCTATTTCCAGAGCAATTTTTCAGCATCCTGGACCACAATTGTCTATAACAATTGCCTCTGGAGAAAATCAGCTACAGGTGTTTCCGCCTTGGAAATCAG CATCGGGCATCAAAAGTATCAAGGATAATCATGTAATGCCGAGGCCATTCTGGAGTAACGTAACTAAGAGAAAAGAGACTCGTTTAATCCGCTCTAACGATGAAACAATTGCATTACCCCTTATTTAA